A single window of Vibrio sp. HB236076 DNA harbors:
- the atzF gene encoding allophanate hydrolase, with the protein MNSPQTMEALISAYQTKALTVSGYLQQQLALAREDDHNTWLSLLSDEQLQGYIDALEQQDPQSLPLYGVPFAIKDNIDLAGLETTAGCEAYRYHPQESAFVVQQLINAGAVPLGKTNLDQFATGLVGVRSPWGAGKNSFDPEYISGGSSSGSAISVARGQVFFSLGTDTAGSGRVPAAFNNLIGVKPSKGLFSNSGVVPACRTLDCVTIFARTVEDAKRVFSVANCFDASDCYARAYQEQSLPSDWSQVKVGIPHQEQLAFFGNSEYQQQYQQAVQRLEQLGATLVPFDLQPFLDAATLLYQGPWVAERYVAIQSFFEQDPKACLPVIETIIGGAKHYSAADTFAAMYKLQKYKSACDKALSQVDLVMTPTAGTTYTIAELEDNPIELNSNLGYYTNFMNLLDYAAIALPSSLGPSGRPFGVTFFAPAMTDLGLLSLGQQWTQHLDLPLGATGKKAVLESRAAEDHMPSSLATDKGMPILVCGAHMQGLPLNHQLTELGGYWQFSGKTSSHYRLYALAGEGPLRPALVRDPSSDSAIEIEVWHLPERAVGPFLAQIPFPLGLGKVELEDGEWVSGFICQPEGLQGATEITELGGWRAYLASISTCEPQA; encoded by the coding sequence ATGAACTCACCTCAGACGATGGAAGCGTTGATCAGCGCTTATCAAACCAAGGCCCTGACCGTGTCGGGCTATTTACAACAGCAATTGGCTCTGGCAAGAGAAGATGATCACAACACTTGGTTATCACTGCTCAGCGACGAGCAGTTACAAGGCTACATCGATGCTCTAGAGCAGCAAGACCCGCAGAGTTTGCCTTTGTATGGGGTGCCTTTTGCGATTAAAGATAATATCGATTTGGCGGGGCTAGAGACGACTGCAGGGTGTGAAGCGTACCGTTATCATCCCCAAGAGTCAGCATTTGTTGTTCAGCAATTGATCAACGCGGGGGCAGTGCCGCTAGGAAAAACCAATCTCGATCAATTTGCGACTGGCCTGGTAGGGGTTCGCAGTCCTTGGGGGGCGGGCAAAAACAGTTTTGACCCAGAGTACATTTCAGGTGGGTCGAGTTCGGGCAGCGCCATTAGTGTCGCTCGTGGTCAGGTTTTTTTCTCTTTGGGGACCGATACCGCGGGCTCAGGGCGAGTACCAGCGGCGTTTAACAATTTGATCGGTGTTAAGCCAAGTAAAGGGTTATTCAGTAATTCTGGTGTTGTACCAGCGTGTCGCACTTTAGACTGTGTCACCATTTTTGCTCGTACGGTAGAAGATGCCAAGCGGGTTTTTTCTGTGGCGAATTGTTTTGACGCAAGCGATTGTTATGCGCGTGCGTACCAAGAACAGTCCCTACCCAGTGATTGGTCTCAGGTTAAGGTCGGGATCCCTCATCAAGAGCAATTGGCTTTTTTTGGTAACAGCGAATATCAGCAGCAATACCAACAAGCCGTGCAACGCTTAGAGCAGCTTGGCGCAACACTCGTGCCATTTGATTTACAGCCTTTTTTGGATGCGGCCACTTTATTGTATCAAGGTCCCTGGGTGGCAGAGCGTTACGTGGCGATTCAATCGTTTTTTGAGCAAGATCCCAAGGCGTGTTTGCCTGTCATTGAAACCATTATAGGCGGTGCCAAACACTACAGCGCAGCCGATACCTTTGCTGCCATGTACAAGCTACAAAAGTATAAATCGGCGTGTGATAAAGCATTAAGTCAGGTTGATCTGGTGATGACGCCAACGGCTGGGACCACGTACACGATTGCGGAACTTGAAGACAATCCGATTGAGTTAAACTCGAATTTGGGTTACTACACCAATTTTATGAATTTACTGGATTATGCGGCGATAGCGTTGCCAAGTTCGCTAGGGCCTTCTGGCCGCCCATTTGGCGTGACTTTTTTCGCACCGGCCATGACCGATCTCGGTCTGCTCAGTTTGGGTCAGCAATGGACACAGCACCTCGATTTACCTTTGGGCGCGACGGGGAAAAAGGCGGTGCTGGAGAGTCGAGCGGCTGAGGATCACATGCCATCTTCGTTGGCAACGGATAAGGGAATGCCTATCTTGGTATGCGGTGCGCATATGCAAGGCTTACCACTCAATCATCAATTGACTGAACTCGGTGGATACTGGCAGTTTAGTGGTAAAACATCGTCTCACTATCGACTGTACGCTTTAGCCGGTGAGGGGCCATTACGGCCAGCACTGGTGCGCGACCCATCAAGTGACAGCGCGATAGAGATTGAAGTTTGGCATTTGCCAGAACGTGCGGTTGGCCCTTTTTTGGCACAAATTCCTTTTCCTCTGGGGCTGGGTAAAGTTGAACTCGAAGATGGCGAGTGGGTCAGTGGTTTCATTTGTCAGCCAGAGGGGCTGCAAGGCGCAACGGAGATCACCGAGTTGGGGGGATGGCGGGCATATTTAGCGTCTATCAGTACTTGTGAGCCGCAAGCCTAA
- the uca gene encoding urea carboxylase, translating into MFNKVLIANRGAIACRVIRTLKKLGISSVAIYSEADAKSPHVLHADEAYSLGSGPATHTYLDQDKVLAIAKQCGAQAIHPGYGFLSENPDFVTLCESQGVVFLGPTAEQMNTFGLKHSARAIAKQSQVPLLPGSELLSDKQQALVEAKRIGYPVMLKSTAGGGGIGMQCCYSEAQLSDAFDSVKRLSENNFSNDGVFIEKFIERARHIEVQIFGDGQGRVTALGERDCSAQRRNQKVIEETPAPNLSAKTRQALQDTAVRLAQQVNYRNAGTVEFVLDQSDEAFYFLEVNTRLQVEHGVTEEVFGVDLVEWMIKLGAGELSTDTLMQKRSPHGHAIQVRLYAEDANKNFQPCAGLLSHVEWPDVPGLRVEHWIEAGVEVSPFFDPMLAKVIVYQDNREKALNSLEKALENIEIYGIEHNRSYLAQLLAWPVVRHGQVLTRSLNDFEYKPSSIDVISGGTQTTIQDYPGRKGYWHIGVPPSGPMDSLNFRLGNQVLGNDETCSGLEMIISGPTLTFNTASRFVLTGADIAAQLDGEPIEMGQVVTVAAKQTLKLGRISGDGARSYLLLQGGFNCPSYLNSQSTFTLGQFGGHAGRALLAGDVLPINQYDASSVEPVSSNTRNQIELPQLQKEWCVRVIYGPHGAPDFFTDHDIEQFFSATWKVHFNSSRTGVRLIGPKPQWARQDGGEAGLHPSNIHDNAYAVGTIDFTGDMPVILGPDGPSLGGFVCPATIIKADLWKVGQFKAGDKLRFVPVSVEDAEQAERQQRLDIEQLTLSEESVTATELVSPVIKTLSAQEVGEQVVYRPSGEDFLLVEYGPQVLDIRLRFRAHALMLKLEALEIDAILELTPGIRSLQIHYDNLRLPREKLLDMLVGIEASLRDIDELTVPARIVHLPLSWDDEATRLAIRKYDEVVRKNAPWCPDNIEFIRRINGLDSVEQVKNIVFDASYLVMGLGDVYLGAPVATPLDPRHRLVTTKYNPARTWTPENAVGIGGAYLCVYGMEGPGGYQFVGRTLQMWNRYKQTEAFEKPWLLRFFDQIRFYEVSADELLTIREKHPQGQYPIKIEQTSFSLADYDAILTEHQAEIVACKARQQQAFEQERQRWIATGQADFVVEETQEQDLAPRVLHDTQTLVESHVAGSLWQTLVKPGDQVKAGDVIMVLEAMKMELEVVASESGTIDEVCIEQGSQVAAGQALAIINHEL; encoded by the coding sequence ATGTTCAATAAAGTCTTGATTGCGAACCGCGGTGCGATCGCTTGTCGCGTAATAAGAACACTAAAGAAACTGGGGATCAGCAGTGTCGCGATTTACAGTGAAGCCGATGCGAAAAGTCCGCACGTTTTACACGCTGATGAAGCCTACTCACTCGGCAGCGGGCCGGCAACTCACACCTATTTAGACCAAGATAAAGTCCTCGCAATAGCCAAACAATGTGGCGCTCAGGCCATACATCCCGGGTATGGATTTTTAAGCGAAAACCCAGATTTCGTTACCTTATGTGAATCACAGGGGGTGGTTTTTCTCGGCCCAACGGCAGAGCAAATGAACACCTTTGGTTTAAAGCACTCTGCTCGTGCTATTGCTAAGCAGTCACAAGTACCACTGTTACCGGGCAGTGAATTACTGAGCGATAAGCAACAAGCCCTTGTCGAAGCCAAACGAATTGGTTATCCGGTGATGCTAAAAAGTACCGCCGGCGGTGGTGGTATCGGCATGCAATGTTGTTACAGTGAAGCGCAACTTAGCGATGCCTTTGATTCGGTTAAACGCCTTAGTGAAAACAACTTTAGTAATGATGGCGTCTTTATTGAAAAATTTATTGAGCGCGCTCGTCATATTGAAGTGCAAATTTTTGGTGACGGGCAAGGGCGAGTCACCGCTTTGGGTGAGCGTGATTGCTCGGCGCAGCGACGCAATCAAAAAGTGATTGAAGAAACGCCGGCGCCGAATTTATCTGCAAAAACTCGCCAAGCCCTGCAAGACACCGCGGTTCGATTGGCTCAGCAAGTCAATTATCGCAATGCCGGAACCGTGGAATTTGTCTTAGATCAATCCGATGAAGCGTTTTATTTTTTGGAAGTGAATACTCGTTTACAAGTTGAACACGGGGTGACAGAAGAAGTGTTTGGGGTCGATTTGGTCGAGTGGATGATCAAACTGGGCGCCGGTGAGCTCAGTACAGACACCCTAATGCAAAAACGCAGTCCACATGGTCATGCGATACAAGTGCGTCTTTATGCCGAAGATGCCAATAAGAACTTTCAACCTTGTGCAGGGTTACTGAGTCATGTTGAGTGGCCTGACGTGCCCGGTTTGAGAGTGGAACATTGGATTGAAGCCGGGGTTGAGGTGTCGCCTTTTTTTGACCCTATGTTAGCCAAAGTTATCGTCTACCAAGACAACCGCGAAAAAGCACTAAATAGTCTCGAAAAAGCGTTAGAAAACATTGAAATTTACGGTATTGAGCACAACCGCTCGTATCTGGCTCAATTGCTCGCTTGGCCTGTTGTACGTCATGGCCAAGTGTTGACGCGTTCTTTAAATGATTTTGAGTACAAGCCCAGCTCTATTGATGTGATAAGCGGTGGTACGCAAACCACGATTCAAGATTACCCTGGCCGCAAGGGATATTGGCACATCGGGGTCCCCCCTTCTGGCCCAATGGACTCTTTAAACTTTCGCCTTGGCAATCAGGTGCTGGGCAATGACGAGACTTGCTCTGGACTCGAGATGATCATCTCTGGACCGACATTGACCTTTAACACCGCTTCTCGTTTTGTACTCACTGGCGCGGATATCGCTGCGCAACTCGACGGCGAGCCCATTGAAATGGGCCAAGTAGTGACGGTTGCCGCAAAGCAAACATTAAAATTAGGCCGAATTTCAGGTGATGGCGCGCGCAGTTACTTGTTGTTGCAAGGCGGCTTTAACTGTCCGAGCTATTTAAACAGTCAATCGACGTTTACGCTGGGGCAATTCGGTGGTCATGCCGGTAGGGCCTTGCTGGCCGGTGATGTGTTGCCGATAAATCAATATGATGCCTCTAGTGTTGAGCCGGTGAGTTCTAACACACGCAACCAAATCGAGTTACCTCAGCTGCAAAAAGAGTGGTGCGTTCGCGTGATTTACGGCCCACACGGCGCTCCTGATTTTTTCACCGACCACGATATAGAACAGTTTTTTTCTGCGACTTGGAAAGTTCACTTTAACTCGAGCCGTACTGGCGTTCGTTTGATTGGGCCTAAACCTCAATGGGCGCGTCAAGATGGCGGTGAGGCAGGCTTACATCCGTCGAATATACACGACAATGCTTACGCGGTTGGCACCATTGATTTTACTGGCGATATGCCGGTGATTTTGGGCCCAGACGGTCCAAGTTTAGGGGGATTTGTCTGCCCTGCGACCATTATTAAGGCCGATCTTTGGAAAGTGGGGCAGTTTAAAGCCGGTGATAAGTTGCGTTTTGTTCCTGTCAGTGTCGAGGACGCTGAGCAAGCCGAGCGGCAACAACGCTTGGATATTGAACAGCTCACACTCAGCGAGGAGTCTGTCACTGCCACGGAGCTTGTGTCACCGGTGATCAAAACCCTCTCTGCACAGGAGGTGGGGGAGCAAGTGGTTTATCGCCCCAGCGGAGAAGACTTTTTATTGGTCGAATACGGCCCACAAGTGCTCGATATCCGTTTGCGCTTCCGAGCTCATGCCTTAATGCTAAAACTTGAAGCGCTTGAAATCGATGCAATATTAGAGCTCACGCCGGGCATTCGCTCTTTGCAAATTCATTACGACAACTTGCGTTTGCCAAGAGAGAAGTTACTCGACATGTTAGTCGGCATTGAGGCCTCACTCAGAGATATCGATGAGCTTACCGTACCTGCTCGCATCGTACACTTGCCGCTCTCTTGGGATGATGAAGCGACGCGATTAGCAATTAGAAAGTACGATGAAGTGGTCAGGAAAAATGCCCCATGGTGCCCAGATAATATTGAGTTTATTCGTCGTATTAATGGGTTAGATTCCGTTGAGCAAGTCAAGAACATCGTTTTCGATGCCAGTTATTTGGTGATGGGACTGGGCGATGTTTACTTAGGTGCTCCGGTGGCGACGCCCCTCGACCCTCGTCATCGTTTAGTGACGACTAAGTACAATCCGGCCAGGACTTGGACACCGGAAAACGCCGTCGGTATTGGTGGTGCTTATCTGTGTGTTTACGGTATGGAAGGCCCTGGCGGGTATCAGTTTGTTGGTCGAACTTTGCAAATGTGGAATCGATATAAGCAAACTGAGGCGTTTGAAAAGCCGTGGTTACTGCGCTTTTTTGACCAAATTCGCTTTTATGAAGTCAGTGCTGATGAGCTGTTGACGATTCGAGAAAAGCACCCACAAGGCCAATACCCCATTAAGATTGAACAGACGTCATTCTCATTGGCCGATTACGACGCCATTTTAACCGAGCATCAAGCAGAGATAGTCGCTTGTAAAGCGCGTCAACAGCAGGCGTTTGAACAGGAGCGTCAACGTTGGATTGCAACTGGGCAAGCGGATTTTGTTGTTGAGGAGACACAAGAGCAAGATTTAGCGCCTCGTGTGCTTCACGATACACAAACCTTGGTGGAAAGCCATGTGGCTGGCAGTTTATGGCAAACACTGGTTAAGCCTGGTGATCAGGTCAAAGCGGGCGATGTGATCATGGTTTTAGAGGCAATGAAAATGGAATTAGAAGTGGTGGCATCAGAGTCAGGCACCATTGACGAAGTGTGTATTGAGCAAGGCTCACAAGTCGCTGCAGGGCAAGCTCTTGCCATCATTAACCACGAATTATGA
- a CDS encoding urea amidolyase associated protein UAAP2 — protein MIVESSLTPETAIIKDKVPAGDYYIKVVKKGQTLRILDLEGNQAADTLFYSADDPTERYSVMDTIREQGNVYLTAGSVLVSNFGNPLLDIVADTCGRHDTLGGACAAESNTVRYDVEKKHMHSCRDSWLLAVSENEQFGMSKRDITHNINFFMNVPITKAGGLTFEDGISGPGKYVELEAKMDVIVLISNCPQLNNPCNAYNPTPIEVLIWD, from the coding sequence ATGATTGTTGAAAGCTCACTGACCCCCGAGACTGCCATTATTAAGGACAAAGTCCCTGCGGGTGATTACTACATCAAAGTGGTGAAAAAAGGACAAACATTACGAATTTTAGATCTCGAAGGCAACCAAGCGGCGGATACCTTATTTTACAGCGCCGACGATCCGACCGAGCGATACAGTGTGATGGATACTATTCGCGAGCAGGGCAATGTGTACCTCACGGCAGGCAGTGTCTTGGTATCTAACTTTGGTAACCCGTTACTCGATATTGTGGCCGATACGTGTGGTCGTCATGACACGTTAGGCGGGGCTTGTGCGGCAGAGAGTAATACTGTGCGTTACGACGTTGAGAAAAAACACATGCATTCGTGCCGTGATAGTTGGTTATTAGCGGTGTCTGAAAACGAACAATTTGGCATGAGCAAGCGAGACATCACGCATAACATTAATTTTTTCATGAATGTACCTATTACCAAAGCAGGCGGTTTGACTTTTGAAGATGGCATCAGTGGTCCTGGGAAATACGTCGAATTAGAAGCCAAGATGGATGTGATCGTTCTGATCTCAAATTGTCCTCAGCTCAATAACCCCTGTAATGCGTACAACCCCACTCCGATTGAAGTCTTGATCTGGGACTAG
- a CDS encoding urea amidolyase associated protein UAAP1: MTKKDPILNDFIPGASHWSMVIPKGHTLKATDLEGGANLSMLFYNPTQPLERYNAPDTLKGQHTFKLTKGHCLYSDMGRVFCSITRDDTGWIDTVCGVANKAKVAEKWGERDYQADHNQWKQNGYDALLVEVAKYGLGKKDLVANLNLFSAVKTDEQGAMQYTENHSKAGDSIELRFEMDTLVVLTTCPHPMNPSETYPFKPVELSVSVSEPMKEDDACLNSRPENARGFENNRRYHLHTHCHH, encoded by the coding sequence ATGACGAAAAAAGATCCTATTCTTAATGATTTTATTCCTGGGGCCTCCCATTGGTCTATGGTGATCCCAAAAGGGCATACCCTCAAAGCGACAGATTTAGAAGGGGGGGCGAACTTGAGCATGCTGTTTTATAACCCGACTCAACCTTTAGAGCGCTACAACGCTCCAGACACCTTAAAAGGGCAGCACACTTTTAAACTGACGAAAGGGCATTGTCTTTACTCCGATATGGGGCGCGTTTTTTGTTCAATCACTCGTGATGATACCGGCTGGATCGATACTGTCTGCGGCGTGGCGAATAAAGCGAAAGTCGCTGAAAAATGGGGCGAAAGAGACTACCAAGCAGACCACAATCAATGGAAGCAAAACGGCTATGATGCGCTGCTAGTCGAAGTCGCTAAATACGGTTTAGGCAAAAAAGATCTGGTGGCTAATCTCAACTTATTCAGTGCGGTAAAAACCGATGAACAAGGGGCAATGCAGTACACTGAAAACCACAGCAAAGCCGGCGATAGCATTGAGCTGAGATTTGAGATGGATACGCTCGTGGTGTTGACGACTTGCCCTCACCCGATGAACCCAAGTGAAACTTACCCGTTCAAACCCGTTGAATTGAGCGTGTCAGTCTCCGAGCCAATGAAAGAGGATGACGCTTGTTTAAACTCTCGTCCTGAGAACGCTCGTGGATTTGAAAATAATCGTCGCTACCACTTACACACTCATTGTCACCATTAA
- a CDS encoding ATP-binding cassette domain-containing protein: MMTHASPLIEIKKLWKEYGDNIVLEKLNLNVFPGDFISIVGASGCGKTTFLNMLLGIEKASRGELLLDGQPLPNEPSVERGIVFQKYSVFPHLTALENVMLGKDFESRGVLSWLLGRGFGPHQKQAKQQAVALLQQVGLGHALDKYPHELSGGMRQRLSIAQSLIKKPRILLLDEPFGALDPGIRKEMHALIKTLCQEQQLTVFMITHDLSEGFELGNRLWVFDHVRLDEQAPERFGAQVTFDIDVGRTSPQQASAILNHPLTSISEKKIA; encoded by the coding sequence ATGATGACTCACGCTAGCCCCCTCATCGAAATTAAAAAGCTGTGGAAGGAGTACGGCGATAACATCGTATTGGAAAAGCTCAACCTCAATGTCTTTCCGGGCGACTTTATCAGTATTGTTGGCGCCTCTGGTTGTGGCAAAACCACGTTTCTCAACATGTTGTTAGGGATTGAAAAAGCCTCGCGTGGTGAGTTGCTTCTCGATGGTCAACCATTGCCAAATGAACCCAGTGTTGAGCGCGGAATCGTATTTCAAAAGTACTCGGTTTTTCCCCACTTAACGGCCCTGGAAAATGTGATGCTGGGTAAGGATTTTGAGTCTCGCGGTGTGCTGTCTTGGTTATTGGGACGCGGTTTTGGCCCGCACCAGAAACAAGCCAAACAGCAGGCTGTGGCGTTATTGCAACAGGTGGGGTTAGGTCATGCGCTGGATAAATATCCCCACGAATTATCCGGTGGCATGAGACAACGCTTGTCTATTGCGCAGTCGCTGATCAAAAAACCGAGAATTTTACTGTTAGATGAGCCGTTTGGCGCACTTGACCCTGGGATCAGAAAAGAAATGCACGCGTTGATCAAAACACTGTGCCAAGAGCAACAGCTCACCGTGTTTATGATCACTCATGACTTGAGTGAAGGTTTCGAACTTGGCAATCGATTGTGGGTGTTTGACCACGTTCGCCTCGACGAGCAAGCCCCAGAGCGGTTTGGCGCACAGGTGACTTTTGATATCGATGTTGGCCGTACGTCACCACAACAAGCGTCGGCCATCCTCAATCACCCTTTAACCTCTATTAGTGAAAAGAAAATTGCCTAG
- a CDS encoding ABC transporter permease has translation MTKLINRRPSRLGKIALGLLPFIILLFLYMTASNARLEINPADKLLPAFDSFVSAFERMALSPSKRTGEYVFWADTLASLERLALGVGASALVGLMVGIANGMIPLVRSAMSPVVTAISLIPPMAILPILFITFGLGELSKVMLIFIGICPIIIRDIQLKASALPQEQLIKAQTLGGNSWQIIVRVILPQLLPRLIDAIRLTLGSAWLFLIAAEAIVATDGLGYRIFLVRRYLSMDVILLYVFWITVLAYLMDWLLKTLSEKCCAWYHQSQGE, from the coding sequence ATGACAAAGCTCATTAATCGACGTCCTTCGCGGCTAGGTAAGATCGCGTTGGGGTTATTGCCATTTATCATTTTGCTTTTTCTTTATATGACGGCATCGAATGCCCGATTGGAGATTAACCCGGCAGATAAACTCTTGCCTGCGTTTGATAGCTTTGTCAGTGCGTTTGAGCGCATGGCATTGTCACCGAGCAAGCGTACCGGTGAGTATGTTTTTTGGGCCGATACCTTAGCCAGTTTAGAGCGTCTCGCATTAGGCGTTGGCGCCAGTGCTTTAGTCGGCCTGATGGTCGGTATTGCCAATGGGATGATCCCGCTGGTCCGTTCGGCGATGTCGCCAGTGGTCACGGCGATTTCATTAATTCCCCCAATGGCGATACTTCCCATTTTGTTTATTACTTTTGGCTTGGGAGAGTTGTCCAAAGTCATGCTGATTTTTATTGGTATTTGTCCAATTATCATCCGCGATATTCAACTCAAAGCCAGTGCTTTACCGCAAGAGCAATTGATTAAGGCGCAAACCTTGGGCGGTAACAGTTGGCAAATCATTGTGCGGGTTATTTTGCCGCAGTTGCTACCGCGTTTAATTGATGCGATTCGTTTGACTCTAGGCAGCGCTTGGCTGTTCTTAATTGCCGCTGAAGCGATTGTGGCCACCGACGGACTGGGTTATCGAATTTTCTTGGTTAGGCGTTACTTATCTATGGATGTGATCCTCTTGTATGTATTTTGGATCACAGTATTGGCTTATCTGATGGATTGGTTACTCAAGACGCTCTCTGAAAAGTGTTGCGCTTGGTACCACCAGTCACAAGGAGAGTAA
- a CDS encoding putative urea ABC transporter substrate-binding protein has protein sequence MKKSSLKALSSLFLSASILTTPFVSTSTFAEEKQEFKVAWSIYVGWMPWDYAQYAGILDKWAQKYHIKIDLIQVNDYVESINQYTAGQFDATVMTNMDALTIPAASGVDSTALIVGDFSDGNDGVVVKGNDKSLSDLKGQSINLVELSVSHYLLARGLQSVGMSERDVKVVNTSDADLVAAFSTDDVTTAVTWNPLLSEIKSQPNTSLVFDSSKIPGEIIDLMVANTQTLNDNPALGKALTGAWYETMALMSKDDANADEAKTHMATASGTDLAGYNQQLAATKMFYTPESAVTFTQSDDLKQTMQKVAEFSFDHGLLGEGAPDASFIGIETPSGVYGNPSNIKLRFSETFMQMAVDGTL, from the coding sequence ATGAAAAAGTCTTCTCTCAAGGCGCTGAGTTCCTTATTCCTTTCTGCAAGTATTCTTACAACCCCTTTTGTTAGTACCTCAACCTTTGCCGAAGAAAAGCAAGAATTCAAAGTCGCCTGGTCGATTTATGTCGGTTGGATGCCTTGGGATTATGCCCAATACGCGGGAATTCTCGATAAGTGGGCTCAAAAATACCACATCAAAATAGACCTTATTCAGGTCAACGATTATGTGGAGTCCATCAATCAATACACCGCAGGTCAATTTGATGCCACGGTCATGACCAATATGGATGCGTTGACCATTCCGGCAGCGAGTGGTGTGGATTCTACGGCTTTGATTGTTGGCGATTTTTCCGATGGCAATGATGGTGTGGTCGTTAAAGGGAATGATAAATCACTGAGCGATCTTAAAGGTCAGTCGATTAATCTCGTTGAGCTGAGCGTCTCTCATTATCTGTTAGCACGTGGTTTACAAAGCGTCGGCATGAGTGAGCGTGATGTGAAGGTCGTCAACACGTCGGATGCCGATTTGGTCGCGGCGTTTAGTACCGATGATGTCACCACGGCGGTCACTTGGAATCCATTGCTAAGTGAAATCAAATCACAACCCAATACCAGTCTCGTTTTCGATTCCTCAAAAATCCCAGGCGAAATTATCGATTTAATGGTCGCCAATACCCAAACCCTCAATGACAACCCCGCACTTGGCAAAGCTTTGACCGGTGCTTGGTATGAAACCATGGCTCTGATGTCTAAAGATGATGCTAACGCCGATGAAGCGAAAACCCATATGGCCACTGCATCAGGCACGGATTTAGCGGGTTATAACCAACAATTGGCGGCTACGAAGATGTTCTACACCCCAGAAAGCGCAGTGACCTTTACTCAAAGTGACGATTTGAAACAGACGATGCAAAAAGTGGCTGAGTTTTCGTTCGATCACGGCCTATTAGGCGAAGGTGCCCCCGATGCCAGCTTTATTGGTATTGAAACCCCATCCGGTGTGTACGGCAATCCTAGCAACATCAAATTGCGCTTTAGTGAGACGTTTATGCAAATGGCTGTAGACGGCACTTTGTGA
- a CDS encoding LysR family transcriptional regulator, which produces MNLHSLRVFHTVARLGSFSQAAERLCISQPGVSKALKELEYQLDIKLIERASKGKKLALTAAGQALFDHARSIFAIEKAAIDDIKARTGLKKGTLVIGTSTTIANYWLPPYLARFHHQYPGIKVEVKVANTAQIEQSLLDCTLDLALVEGSAHQEGISSRYWQQDSMSFVMASHCDVNEPCIDWFNQQVWLLREPGSGTLEMTEQWLASCHIQPKETMQLGSNEAIAHAAAQGIGVALLPEVVTADLVTLGRLKTLPNAQQVEMSRPLLQLQYKNRPSSHAAQAFEAILFER; this is translated from the coding sequence ATGAATTTGCATTCACTGAGGGTATTTCACACGGTGGCTCGTCTTGGCAGCTTTTCACAGGCAGCGGAACGGTTGTGCATTAGCCAACCCGGTGTTTCTAAAGCGCTTAAAGAGCTTGAATATCAATTGGATATAAAATTAATTGAGCGGGCGTCAAAAGGAAAGAAGCTGGCGCTGACGGCAGCGGGTCAAGCGCTGTTTGATCATGCGCGCAGTATTTTTGCGATTGAAAAAGCCGCCATTGACGATATAAAAGCGCGAACTGGCTTAAAAAAGGGCACCTTAGTGATTGGCACCAGTACAACGATTGCCAACTACTGGCTTCCTCCTTATCTAGCAAGGTTTCATCACCAGTACCCAGGCATTAAAGTCGAAGTCAAGGTCGCCAATACCGCGCAAATAGAGCAGTCTCTTCTCGACTGCACCCTAGATTTGGCCTTGGTGGAGGGCAGTGCTCATCAGGAAGGGATTAGTAGCCGTTATTGGCAACAAGACAGTATGAGCTTTGTCATGGCCAGTCATTGTGACGTCAATGAACCTTGTATTGATTGGTTTAATCAACAAGTCTGGTTACTACGAGAGCCGGGGTCGGGGACGTTAGAAATGACCGAGCAATGGTTGGCATCTTGCCATATTCAGCCTAAAGAGACGATGCAATTAGGCAGTAATGAAGCCATTGCACACGCCGCGGCACAAGGGATTGGCGTTGCCCTGCTGCCCGAAGTCGTCACTGCCGATTTAGTGACATTGGGGCGATTAAAGACACTTCCGAATGCGCAACAAGTGGAGATGTCACGGCCTTTATTGCAATTGCAGTATAAAAACCGCCCGAGTTCTCACGCGGCACAAGCTTTTGAGGCTATTTTATTTGAGCGGTAA